AACCGGAGGGTGCGCAAACGGTGATGCTTCATCCGTGTCTGCTTGTAGCGCAAATCGACAGCGCGGGGCAATCCCGCTCCTAGTGCTGAGTGCTTCGAGCAGAGCTGACGGAGACAAGGGATGTCATAGGGTAGGGGCGGCTCGCCGAGCCGCCCGCATAGGGAATTGCACGTTTTCCCACGACTCATGTCGTGGGCTATGGTCTACCGCCCATTCCGGGCGGAATGCAGCAGTGTTCAGCACTTGTTTCGCCCATATGCTTGTAGGTCCTCTCTCCCCTGCGAGGGAGAGAGTCAGAGAGAGGGGGAATGGTTTGCTCGGCGGTGGTCTCCTGATCGCCTCATGCAGCACGACGAGTACCCTTCGCCGGGCGGAAGCGAATCTCGATTCGTTGCTGGAGTGCCTCGGCAATACGTTGCAGCATCGTGAGCGAGTGTCCATCGTAATCCGCATCTTCCAGCCGTGCGATGACGGATTGTTTGGACCCGATTGCGTCTGCCAGTTCTTGTTGCGTGAGACCGGCTTTCTTCCGCGCTTGGTAAATTAAGTGTGCGACCTGGGCGTTGATCGTTTCCTTTTCGATGAGTTGTTGGAGTTCAAGATCGTTCCCAGTCAAGTGGTCAATAATTTTGAGAGCATCTTTAGTTTTTGTCATCGGTCAACTCTTCTTCGTAGGTATAACGACTTGGGTTCTGGAGAAAGACACTTTTCCGTCGCACTGCTCGCACCAAGTCAGTTTCTGGTATCGCTCCTTCTTTTGTGAGGGCATGATCTAACACAGCAACGTTTTGGCCATGAAAGAAATACAGGATTCGGTACTGAACCCGTCCTTTTTTGGCTCGCAATTCATAAATCCCGTCCCGCAAAAGATCGGCCTCGGGACGACGCAGTTCATGTCCCAACTCTGCTAAGCGACGAATCCGGACGACACATTTGGCATAGGCCGAACGGTTTTGGTGACGAAGGCCGCGAAGCCACTCTACAACAGGAGCATGGCCATCTTCGTCTTGGTAAAAGAAGATCCGGGTAAGAGGCACTTACGTTCCTTGCTGAGACGTATACCAATATTGCTATGCCGCAGCAAGGTGAAGGTCACTGCTGTCCACTGGGCTGAATCCGAGGAAACCCGACAATTGGTCCTTGAGGCATCACCTTCGAGAAGCAGGTCGCCGTGCCTGCTCAAGTCGAGGGCGATCACAGGGGATCCCCCCCACTCAGTCCCCAGTCCTCGCTTCGGCTCTGGCCGATAGCTGACCGCCACTCGCTTGGCTATGATAGCGGCCAGTTTGACGTGAGGGGAAGCAATCGTATGGCAGATATCTATGACATCGTAGTGATTGGTGGCGGCGCGGCGGGGTTGACCGCCGGCCTGTATGGGGCACGGGATCGGCGACACACGCTGCTGATCGAGAAATTCGCGGCCGGCGGACAAGTGCTCAACTGCGAGCACATCGAGAACTATCCCGGGTTTCCCGACGGCGTGGCCGGGTACTCGTTCGGCCCGATGCTGCAACAACAAGCCATGAACATGGGCTTGGAAATGAAAATGGCGGAAGTCCAGTCGCTCCAACTCGAGGGCGCGCTCAAAGTCCTCCACACCGACGACGGCGAAGTGCGCGCCAAAACGCTCATCGTTGCGACCGGATCGAGTTTTACGCCGTTGAATGTTCCCGGCGAAGAAGAATTTCTCGGCAACGGCGTGTCGCACTGCGCCTCCTGCGACGGCGCTTTTTTCATGGATCAGTCGGTGGCCGTCATCGGCGGGGGAGACGCCGCGCTCGACGAAGGATTACACCTCACCCAGTACGCCTCGCACGTCCTGATCGTTCACCGCCGCGAGGAACTGCGCGCGTGTCAGTTGCTGCAAGAACGCGCGCACTCTACCGAGAAAATCGCCTTCCGCTGGAACACCGTCGTCCATGCGATCGAAGGCGAAGGCACGGTGCAACATATCCAGGTCGAAGACGTGAAGACTG
The window above is part of the Deltaproteobacteria bacterium genome. Proteins encoded here:
- a CDS encoding helix-turn-helix transcriptional regulator, with product MTKTKDALKIIDHLTGNDLELQQLIEKETINAQVAHLIYQARKKAGLTQQELADAIGSKQSVIARLEDADYDGHSLTMLQRIAEALQQRIEIRFRPAKGTRRAA
- a CDS encoding type II toxin-antitoxin system RelE/ParE family toxin, producing MPLTRIFFYQDEDGHAPVVEWLRGLRHQNRSAYAKCVVRIRRLAELGHELRRPEADLLRDGIYELRAKKGRVQYRILYFFHGQNVAVLDHALTKEGAIPETDLVRAVRRKSVFLQNPSRYTYEEELTDDKN
- a CDS encoding FAD-dependent oxidoreductase, which codes for MADIYDIVVIGGGAAGLTAGLYGARDRRHTLLIEKFAAGGQVLNCEHIENYPGFPDGVAGYSFGPMLQQQAMNMGLEMKMAEVQSLQLEGALKVLHTDDGEVRAKTLIVATGSSFTPLNVPGEEEFLGNGVSHCASCDGAFFMDQSVAVIGGGDAALDEGLHLTQYASHVLIVHRREELRACQLLQERAHSTEKIAFRWNTVVHAIEGEGTVQHIQVEDVKTGERSRLDVSGVFPFIGLTPNTQFLAGLVPLDERGQILVDLCMCTTTPGIFAAGDARHASARQLAASAGDGATAALTAIRYLQTNRWDG